From a region of the Salinispira pacifica genome:
- the recA gene encoding recombinase RecA — MAKRSTTTKETATPESQEEKVKALEAARLQIEQQYGKGSLMKLGTGLKNLDIECIPSGSILLDEALGLGGYPKGRIIEIYGPESSGKTTLALHAIAEAQRRGGIAAFIDAEHALDPVYARNLGVNIDELWVSQPDNGEQALEIAETLVRSGSMDIIVVDSVAALTPQAEINGDMGDSHVGLQARLMSQALRKLTGTISKSGACLFFINQIRMKIGVMFGNPETTTGGNALKFYSSVRLEVRKVETISKGTDNAIGNTVRVKVVKNKVAPPFKRIEMDIMFGKGVSATGSLVDAAVKYGYINKSGSWYSYGEERIGQGKDNAKTYLEENPELYSEIMSKLRQQLFPNERIIGEGKKGGEKDSETKKTGAKNDAPAKKTPAAKSPAAADKKSDGEDLF, encoded by the coding sequence ATGGCGAAACGCAGCACCACCACCAAGGAAACGGCCACTCCTGAATCCCAGGAAGAGAAGGTTAAAGCACTGGAGGCCGCACGGCTACAGATCGAACAGCAGTACGGCAAAGGTTCTCTCATGAAACTGGGTACCGGACTGAAGAATCTGGATATCGAGTGCATTCCCAGCGGGTCAATTCTTCTGGATGAAGCCCTGGGTCTGGGAGGGTATCCCAAAGGGAGAATCATTGAGATTTACGGACCCGAATCTTCCGGTAAAACCACCCTTGCCCTCCATGCCATAGCAGAAGCCCAGCGAAGGGGCGGAATTGCCGCATTCATCGACGCCGAGCATGCCCTGGATCCCGTGTATGCCCGCAATCTGGGGGTGAATATTGATGAGTTGTGGGTAAGTCAGCCGGACAACGGAGAGCAGGCTCTTGAAATCGCCGAAACTCTGGTTCGCTCGGGAAGCATGGACATTATTGTGGTGGACTCGGTTGCAGCTCTGACTCCCCAGGCGGAAATTAATGGCGATATGGGGGACAGCCATGTGGGCCTGCAGGCCCGGCTCATGAGTCAGGCTCTCCGTAAACTCACCGGTACAATATCCAAGTCCGGTGCATGCCTGTTTTTCATTAACCAGATCAGGATGAAAATCGGTGTGATGTTCGGCAACCCCGAAACCACCACCGGCGGTAATGCCCTGAAATTTTATTCGTCGGTACGGCTGGAAGTACGGAAGGTTGAAACCATCTCCAAGGGAACAGATAATGCCATCGGTAACACCGTCCGTGTAAAAGTGGTGAAGAACAAGGTGGCACCGCCGTTCAAGCGGATCGAGATGGATATTATGTTCGGAAAGGGTGTTTCCGCCACCGGAAGCCTTGTGGATGCTGCGGTGAAGTACGGCTATATTAATAAAAGCGGAAGCTGGTACAGCTATGGAGAGGAACGGATCGGACAGGGGAAGGACAACGCCAAAACCTATCTGGAAGAAAATCCCGAGCTCTACAGCGAAATTATGAGCAAACTCCGGCAGCAGCTTTTCCCCAATGAGCGGATTATCGGTGAGGGGAAAAAAGGCGGCGAAAAGGATAGCGAGACGAAAAAAACCGGCGCTAAAAACGATGCTCCGGCGAAGAAAACCCCGGCCGCAAAAAGCCC
- a CDS encoding ribose-phosphate diphosphokinase, with the protein MSLDNDILLVSTRSMDEYRERVAYHLRTFPDFYDHNGRDNRDVEIMSQNLRVVTFADGELEVEAPFTVRDKDVFLIAGSSRNQAGINQNECKMELYHAIDCIKRGTPRRITVIEPYFSPSRSDRTTRRNSVGFWVHTKILSNLGADTILTYQLHSDKSKTAIDPTICHMEDIPAVPMMMEYITREIIKSEEYWQQIRSKWVFCSVDAGGEGMARSYAQAFQAPLIIAHKQRDYAHTNTIKQINILSDTDITGRDVWIVDDMIDTGGSIVALITELNRRDVASVNIAAIHPVLSGPAVERLKDLHHSKMLRELLILDTVNLTQDVLDALPFLRVVSSSKQTAEIIMGIHENMSLSPFFDDFSVQKYFRNPPLE; encoded by the coding sequence ATGAGCCTGGATAATGATATTTTACTCGTCTCCACACGCTCCATGGATGAATACCGTGAGCGGGTTGCCTATCATCTGAGAACATTTCCCGATTTCTACGATCACAACGGCAGAGATAACCGTGATGTGGAGATTATGAGCCAGAATCTGCGGGTTGTAACCTTTGCAGACGGGGAACTTGAGGTTGAAGCTCCCTTCACTGTCAGGGACAAGGATGTATTTCTCATTGCCGGGTCCAGCAGAAACCAGGCCGGCATCAATCAGAATGAATGCAAAATGGAGCTGTATCATGCCATTGACTGTATCAAACGGGGGACACCCAGGAGAATTACGGTTATTGAGCCCTATTTTTCCCCGTCACGATCGGACAGAACCACCCGGCGCAATTCCGTAGGATTCTGGGTGCATACCAAAATTCTTTCCAATCTCGGTGCCGATACCATCCTCACCTATCAGCTGCATTCCGATAAGTCCAAAACGGCAATAGATCCCACCATATGTCATATGGAAGATATCCCTGCGGTGCCCATGATGATGGAATATATTACCAGAGAGATCATCAAATCCGAAGAATACTGGCAGCAAATCCGGAGCAAATGGGTGTTCTGTTCAGTTGATGCGGGGGGTGAAGGGATGGCCAGAAGCTATGCTCAGGCTTTTCAGGCTCCCCTGATTATCGCTCACAAACAGCGGGATTATGCCCATACCAACACCATCAAGCAGATCAACATTTTATCGGATACAGATATTACCGGACGGGATGTCTGGATCGTGGATGATATGATAGATACCGGAGGCTCAATTGTGGCTCTGATCACCGAACTGAACAGAAGAGATGTGGCTTCGGTAAATATAGCCGCCATCCATCCTGTACTGTCCGGTCCGGCTGTTGAACGGCTGAAAGATCTGCATCATTCCAAGATGCTTCGAGAGCTGCTGATACTGGACACCGTTAACCTCACCCAGGATGTTCTGGACGCCCTTCCATTTCTCCGTGTTGTCAGCTCTTCAAAGCAGACTGCAGAGATTATTATGGGCATTCATGAGAACATGTCCCTCTCGCCCTTCTTCGACGATTTCTCTGTACAGAAATATTTCAGAAATCCCCCCCTGGAGTGA
- the dtd gene encoding D-aminoacyl-tRNA deacylase: protein MRAVVQRVSQASVMVGEEMKSSISSGILALIGIEQDDTLDDMNYMVDKILNLRIFNDSRGIMNLSLLDLNLELLGVSQFTLYGDTRKGRRPSYNKAASPDHARKLFSDLEEMFLQRHQRCRFGEFQAHMDVSLMNDGPVTLLIDSRKEF, encoded by the coding sequence ATGAGGGCAGTAGTACAGCGGGTTTCACAAGCCAGCGTCATGGTGGGGGAAGAAATGAAATCCTCCATTTCCTCGGGAATTCTGGCATTAATCGGAATAGAGCAGGATGACACCCTGGACGATATGAATTACATGGTGGATAAGATTCTGAATCTCCGGATTTTCAATGACTCCCGGGGAATTATGAATTTGAGCCTCCTGGATTTGAACCTGGAGCTCCTCGGGGTAAGCCAGTTCACCCTCTACGGCGACACGCGGAAAGGCCGACGCCCAAGCTATAACAAAGCGGCTTCACCCGATCATGCCAGGAAACTGTTCTCGGATCTGGAGGAAATGTTTCTTCAAAGACATCAACGTTGCCGGTTCGGTGAATTTCAGGCCCACATGGATGTTTCCCTGATGAATGACGGTCCTGTCACCCTGCTTATCGATTCCAGGAAAGAATTTTAA
- a CDS encoding tetratricopeptide repeat protein: MKNQRAGAILAIIVIFFIPLSHIYAQSGEALFDSAIENFRENRYSQSLAEFRQLLLDPQYSSLRGDAYFWIAKVLIAQERIQDAERNLNFFLNNFQENKNYPEGRYQRGRILYLKGEYESAIRAFSDFISGYPSSPFVANAYYWTGEALFHLGQLDESEKMFTAVLQEFPTSYRVEAARYRLAVITMSRREQELLKLLQWTQEESIRTLEEFRENEQQYEEAIASYQQRLARNADEVYAEEIRELLAQVDGLEERQTRLQQTIDSQQNEIRRLENQIRNLELEKDSGAGENIQEEQVVFSSDDPDIQATLDLIRLKVDALKLKEELVLGLESQIREMQGNQ; this comes from the coding sequence GTGAAAAATCAGCGTGCCGGGGCAATTCTTGCCATCATTGTGATATTCTTTATTCCGCTTTCTCATATCTACGCTCAAAGCGGCGAAGCCCTGTTCGATTCAGCAATTGAGAATTTCCGGGAAAACAGGTACTCCCAATCCCTGGCTGAATTCAGGCAACTGCTCCTTGATCCCCAATACTCTTCTCTTCGGGGCGATGCGTATTTCTGGATAGCCAAGGTGCTGATAGCCCAGGAGCGGATTCAGGATGCCGAAAGAAATCTGAACTTTTTTCTGAACAATTTCCAGGAGAACAAAAATTATCCGGAAGGACGGTATCAGAGAGGAAGAATTCTCTATCTGAAAGGTGAATATGAGTCTGCCATCCGTGCATTTTCAGATTTTATCAGCGGATATCCTTCAAGCCCCTTTGTGGCCAACGCCTATTACTGGACGGGGGAAGCCTTATTTCACCTGGGACAACTGGATGAATCGGAAAAAATGTTTACAGCCGTTCTTCAAGAATTTCCCACCAGTTATCGGGTGGAAGCTGCCCGCTACCGGCTGGCGGTAATCACCATGAGCCGGCGTGAACAGGAGCTGCTCAAACTTCTCCAGTGGACCCAGGAGGAATCCATACGGACTCTTGAGGAATTCCGGGAAAACGAGCAGCAGTACGAAGAAGCCATCGCCTCATATCAACAGCGGCTGGCAAGAAATGCCGACGAAGTATATGCCGAAGAGATTCGGGAACTCCTTGCACAAGTGGACGGACTGGAAGAACGGCAGACCCGCTTGCAGCAGACCATTGATTCACAGCAGAATGAAATACGGCGCCTTGAAAATCAAATTCGAAACCTAGAGCTGGAGAAGGATTCCGGAGCTGGAGAAAACATTCAGGAAGAACAGGTAGTGTTCAGCAGTGATGATCCGGATATTCAGGCCACCCTGGATCTTATCCGACTGAAAGTGGATGCGCTGAAGCTCAAAGAAGAACTGGTCCTTGGGCTGGAGTCTCAGATCAGGGAAATGCAGGGGAATCAATGA
- the greA gene encoding transcription elongation factor GreA, translating into MSEKILNTITEQLNEEKWTRATLSNYTVNHYVELDELLDQVFDADLEDEVMELCEEHLSHSKNSIIALYLSGIISLNRQSIDDSNLLLLINIFTENHRWNIVKHLSNRILDFGENRHALRTLAECYNNEGDVASLYEVWERLIRVDYEEADIVKKLAEHEEEEGNIDTAVAHYKKAIYRYINKKMFTQVHELWQKLLELVPGETEFFYHAEGRVAKLLNEDRAIQLLEELYPHFNENKKWNTAIEILKRILSYDNKNPWARKEITDCFRAKHAGHSQLEEYIKLSNLSQNWRNVHDAISDFEKHIAFDAGNFVYHRSWGVGRIKKIKGDDIVINFMKKQNHVMSLKMAVSSLKILGRDHIWVYRITKKKEALNKKVKKDPLWALKVIIKSFDNAADMKKIKAELVPGILSTSEWTSWSSKARDLLKTDESFGNFPDKPDTYVVRDQPISLEEKTYNRFKAEKNFFDRVKTIQEFLDYVNEEDDTSSIESDFFKDMFDYFVGYVRNPGTYNEQTISALLIVRQVIERFSFLNPGVNLGFRDFFNQLESYEETFKNIENNEVRKAFLSAVRKQIKNWHEIYINILPHHLQKDVIRDLITAGHMDLVIEKFIEIYDAYRDQRESFIWFVRNCWEDEWFQETGISTEKYLIAMIHLLDLTARDIDNKRDVSLNRKLNKQIQNFLIKDEQIITYINQSDEEGIGRIYSLLEDVKDLDPAVMSNIRKTIAARFPSFEFFGESATVVETVSRSGFYAMMRSFEERQKALKQLHEVEVPKNSKEIAAAREYGDLKENAEYKAAKERQDYLNTTARKWEEELQAAQVVKPEDVKDDRISFGTTAVLENLNSGEEERYTIMGPWESNPEKSVLSHLSPFASHLMNRKVGDEIEFTINQRDYKFKVKSIEKVDFAKMDIIPMKV; encoded by the coding sequence ATGTCGGAAAAGATTCTCAACACAATTACTGAGCAACTCAATGAAGAAAAATGGACTCGCGCAACCCTGTCCAATTATACGGTGAACCACTACGTGGAACTGGATGAATTATTGGATCAGGTGTTTGACGCCGATCTTGAAGATGAAGTGATGGAGTTGTGCGAAGAGCATCTTTCCCACTCCAAAAACAGCATTATTGCCCTTTATCTTTCAGGAATTATCAGTCTAAATCGTCAATCCATTGACGATTCCAACCTGCTTCTTCTGATCAACATTTTTACGGAAAATCACCGTTGGAACATCGTGAAACATCTGAGCAACCGCATTCTCGATTTCGGAGAAAACCGCCATGCTCTGCGCACCCTCGCCGAATGTTACAACAATGAAGGGGACGTAGCATCTCTCTACGAGGTATGGGAACGCCTCATCCGCGTGGATTACGAAGAAGCGGATATAGTCAAGAAGCTCGCGGAACATGAAGAGGAAGAGGGCAATATTGATACTGCGGTGGCCCATTATAAGAAGGCCATCTACCGTTATATTAATAAGAAAATGTTCACCCAGGTGCATGAGCTGTGGCAGAAACTGCTGGAGCTTGTACCCGGCGAGACGGAGTTCTTTTATCATGCCGAGGGAAGAGTTGCCAAGCTTCTTAACGAAGACAGGGCCATCCAGCTCCTTGAGGAACTGTACCCCCATTTCAATGAGAATAAAAAGTGGAATACAGCTATAGAAATTCTCAAGCGCATTCTCAGCTATGACAACAAGAATCCCTGGGCCAGGAAAGAGATAACCGACTGCTTCCGGGCAAAACATGCAGGCCACAGTCAGCTGGAAGAATATATCAAACTCTCAAACCTGAGTCAGAATTGGCGGAATGTTCATGACGCAATCTCCGATTTTGAAAAACATATTGCTTTTGATGCTGGCAACTTCGTGTACCACCGTTCATGGGGTGTGGGAAGAATCAAAAAAATCAAGGGCGATGACATAGTTATCAATTTCATGAAAAAGCAGAATCACGTCATGTCCCTGAAAATGGCCGTAAGCAGCCTGAAAATTCTGGGCAGAGACCATATCTGGGTATACCGCATTACCAAAAAGAAAGAAGCTCTGAATAAGAAAGTCAAAAAAGACCCCCTGTGGGCTCTTAAGGTGATCATCAAGAGTTTTGACAATGCGGCTGATATGAAAAAGATCAAGGCCGAGCTTGTACCCGGAATTCTCAGTACAAGTGAATGGACCAGCTGGAGTTCAAAAGCCAGGGATCTGCTGAAAACCGATGAATCTTTCGGGAATTTCCCGGATAAACCGGATACATACGTCGTACGGGACCAGCCCATCAGTCTTGAAGAAAAAACATACAACCGTTTCAAAGCGGAAAAGAACTTTTTTGATCGGGTAAAAACTATTCAGGAATTCCTGGACTATGTGAATGAGGAAGATGACACCAGCTCCATTGAAAGCGATTTCTTCAAGGATATGTTTGATTATTTTGTGGGATATGTCCGCAATCCCGGAACATACAATGAACAGACTATTTCAGCTCTGTTGATAGTCCGCCAGGTGATTGAGCGGTTTTCCTTTCTCAACCCCGGCGTGAACCTGGGGTTCCGGGATTTCTTCAATCAGCTGGAATCCTATGAAGAAACGTTTAAAAACATTGAAAACAACGAAGTGCGTAAGGCATTCCTCAGCGCAGTACGGAAACAGATCAAGAACTGGCATGAAATTTACATCAATATTCTGCCCCATCATCTTCAAAAGGATGTGATCAGGGATCTCATAACTGCTGGTCACATGGATCTGGTAATTGAGAAGTTTATTGAAATTTACGACGCCTACCGGGATCAGCGGGAGTCCTTTATCTGGTTTGTCCGCAATTGCTGGGAGGACGAATGGTTCCAGGAAACAGGAATCAGCACTGAGAAATATCTCATTGCCATGATTCATCTTCTGGATCTTACTGCACGGGATATTGACAACAAGCGGGATGTGAGTCTCAACAGAAAGCTCAATAAACAGATTCAGAACTTTCTCATTAAAGATGAACAGATTATTACCTACATCAATCAAAGCGATGAAGAAGGGATCGGGCGGATCTACTCTCTGCTTGAAGATGTGAAGGATCTGGACCCTGCGGTGATGTCGAATATCCGGAAGACCATCGCGGCCCGCTTCCCCAGCTTTGAATTCTTCGGTGAATCTGCAACGGTGGTTGAGACTGTTTCCCGGAGCGGATTCTATGCAATGATGCGCAGCTTTGAGGAACGCCAGAAAGCCCTGAAACAGCTGCACGAGGTGGAAGTACCCAAAAACTCCAAGGAAATTGCTGCAGCCCGCGAATATGGCGACCTGAAGGAAAATGCAGAGTACAAGGCAGCCAAGGAGCGGCAGGATTATCTGAATACCACCGCCAGAAAATGGGAAGAGGAGCTTCAGGCCGCACAGGTTGTGAAGCCAGAAGATGTGAAGGATGACCGGATTTCCTTCGGCACAACCGCAGTACTGGAAAACCTCAACAGCGGCGAAGAGGAACGGTACACCATTATGGGTCCCTGGGAATCAAATCCTGAAAAGTCGGTGCTCAGCCATCTATCACCCTTTGCGAGCCATCTGATGAACAGGAAGGTGGGTGATGAGATTGAGTTCACCATCAACCAGAGGGACTACAAATTCAAAGTGAAGAGCATCGAAAAGGTAGACTTCGCCAAGATGGATATTATTCCCATGAAGGTATGA
- a CDS encoding tetratricopeptide repeat protein, translating into MLKKRREFHSKIEQLIEECAEYIADGRLKDGYESLDRALSLDFDHPGVLAGLKYINFWQSRINTAIRRSEHIDQAETLLHYWKDFSRFIRGFQGDERLIQSFRRFVFSRVLELFSGIPDGDKDADILMWRGIACKGMGNYDDALDHFTAALQTASPRARLLSELADIYALVGEDQKSRVMFREAFFTDPQDVDVEGFESELFIRLCRKVEEKGFTGSELKEWIPVYGSLWGILNVKRELRALEYGKLRQKIFAMEQELRDSRRSEIVKPRLLNHYFWLIDHLVMNREHQQKIDEILLKIRSISADVYKLYTK; encoded by the coding sequence ATGTTAAAAAAGCGTAGAGAATTTCACAGTAAAATTGAACAACTCATTGAAGAATGCGCGGAATACATAGCCGACGGCAGGTTAAAAGACGGATATGAATCGCTGGACAGAGCGCTGAGTCTGGATTTTGATCATCCCGGGGTTTTGGCAGGACTGAAATATATCAATTTCTGGCAGAGCCGCATCAATACTGCGATTCGAAGATCGGAGCATATTGATCAGGCAGAGACCCTGCTCCATTACTGGAAGGATTTTTCCCGTTTTATCCGGGGATTTCAGGGAGATGAGCGGCTTATTCAGAGTTTTCGCCGCTTTGTATTTTCCCGGGTGCTTGAACTTTTTTCCGGAATTCCGGACGGTGATAAAGATGCCGACATCCTCATGTGGCGGGGAATAGCCTGCAAGGGCATGGGAAATTACGATGATGCCCTTGATCATTTTACTGCGGCTCTTCAAACAGCCTCGCCCAGGGCGCGGCTGTTGAGCGAACTTGCGGATATCTATGCTCTGGTTGGTGAGGATCAGAAGTCCCGGGTAATGTTCAGGGAAGCGTTTTTCACGGATCCGCAGGATGTGGATGTGGAAGGCTTTGAATCGGAACTGTTTATTCGACTCTGCAGAAAGGTTGAAGAAAAGGGTTTCACCGGTTCGGAACTGAAAGAATGGATTCCTGTGTATGGAAGTCTCTGGGGCATTCTGAATGTAAAACGGGAACTCAGGGCACTGGAGTACGGAAAACTGCGACAGAAAATTTTCGCAATGGAGCAGGAACTTCGGGACAGCCGAAGAAGCGAGATTGTGAAACCCCGACTCCTGAATCATTATTTCTGGCTTATTGACCATCTGGTTATGAACCGTGAACATCAGCAGAAAATCGATGAAATTCTTCTGAAAATCCGCAGCATTTCAGCTGATGTTTACAAGCTGTATACAAAGTAA
- a CDS encoding tetratricopeptide repeat protein, whose translation MKQKKSSDLAQARLLFAKKKYGQVISLLSPQIFLYRKDTGYHEMLGYACLYTGDFGGAYSYFQRARDLDPQRIDTLLGLAVVMLRRRKITEALRIWLEILDIDPANKKALKALEMAKSYEEDDWLEFIENRKYGIILAAHPRIIWPTVFKVMLAAVVIVLIPLAAVLINRTLEKSLPFREGQELLDIQIEEYGSGDYSRAADIIFTNEQLDEELEKVRRYFHGFRDNLVRYHGNRILYSNAPVAIKDRISLLISELREPDFTNFRDPFSYEEVAAQPRLHHGVYVRWKGRAANVRVSDEEILFDFLVGFHDGKVVEGTVPVLLDFAVELQGGEPVEIIAQVAGSDGELRLRGSSLRRMAETDG comes from the coding sequence ATGAAGCAGAAAAAATCCAGCGATCTCGCACAGGCCCGCCTTCTCTTCGCCAAAAAAAAATACGGACAGGTGATATCCCTGCTGAGCCCGCAGATTTTTCTGTACCGGAAAGATACCGGATATCACGAAATGCTGGGGTACGCCTGTCTGTATACCGGCGATTTCGGCGGAGCATACAGTTATTTTCAGCGAGCCCGGGATCTGGATCCTCAGCGAATCGATACCCTCCTGGGACTGGCCGTTGTAATGCTGCGCAGGCGAAAGATCACCGAAGCTTTGAGAATCTGGCTCGAAATTCTTGATATTGACCCTGCAAACAAAAAGGCTTTGAAAGCTCTTGAGATGGCCAAAAGTTATGAAGAAGATGACTGGCTTGAATTTATCGAAAACCGGAAATACGGGATTATTCTGGCAGCTCATCCCAGAATAATCTGGCCGACGGTTTTCAAAGTGATGCTTGCGGCGGTTGTAATTGTTCTCATCCCTCTTGCGGCCGTTCTGATCAACCGAACTCTTGAAAAGTCCCTGCCGTTCCGTGAGGGGCAGGAACTGCTTGATATCCAAATTGAAGAATACGGAAGCGGAGATTACTCCAGAGCCGCCGATATCATTTTTACAAATGAACAGCTGGATGAGGAGCTGGAAAAAGTCCGGCGGTATTTCCACGGGTTCCGGGATAATCTTGTGAGATATCACGGTAATAGAATTCTCTATTCCAACGCACCGGTAGCCATCAAGGATCGAATCTCCCTGCTTATTTCCGAACTGAGAGAACCGGATTTTACCAACTTCCGGGATCCCTTCAGCTATGAGGAGGTGGCAGCTCAGCCCAGACTCCACCACGGAGTATATGTCCGCTGGAAGGGGAGGGCCGCCAACGTACGTGTCAGCGATGAAGAAATACTCTTCGACTTTCTTGTGGGCTTTCACGACGGGAAGGTGGTTGAAGGAACCGTGCCGGTTTTACTGGATTTCGCAGTGGAGCTTCAAGGGGGAGAACCGGTGGAGATCATCGCCCAGGTTGCCGGCAGCGACGGCGAACTCCGGCTTCGGGGAAGTTCCCTGCGCAGAATGGCTGAAACCGATGGATAA
- the rpe gene encoding ribulose-phosphate 3-epimerase produces MIYPTPLIAPSILSADFSNLKQALNDIHASGADWVHLDVMDGHFVPNLTFGPKMIHDLRPHSGKTFDVHLMVDNPGELADEYIKAGADYLVFHSEAEIHSHRLLQYIHSRNIKAGISIVPSTSVASVKELLPFIDQILVMSVNPGFGGQSLIPQCLDKIRQLVELRKTGGYDYLISVDGGINSRTAADAVAAGADVLVSGSAFFTSQDKAGFVSSLKGEKRV; encoded by the coding sequence ATGATATATCCAACTCCTTTGATAGCACCCTCTATATTATCAGCTGATTTCAGTAATTTAAAACAGGCCCTCAACGATATTCATGCTTCCGGGGCGGACTGGGTGCACCTCGATGTAATGGACGGACATTTTGTTCCCAACCTTACCTTCGGTCCGAAGATGATTCATGATCTTCGACCTCACAGCGGGAAAACTTTCGACGTTCATCTGATGGTGGATAATCCCGGGGAATTGGCGGATGAGTACATTAAGGCAGGGGCCGATTATCTGGTCTTCCACAGCGAAGCCGAGATCCACAGCCACAGACTGCTCCAGTATATCCACTCCAGAAATATCAAGGCGGGAATTTCCATCGTTCCCTCAACATCTGTGGCTTCGGTGAAGGAGCTTCTACCGTTCATAGATCAGATTCTGGTTATGAGCGTGAACCCCGGTTTCGGCGGTCAGTCGCTGATTCCCCAGTGTCTTGATAAAATCCGTCAGCTTGTCGAGCTGAGAAAAACCGGCGGATATGATTATCTTATTAGTGTTGACGGCGGCATTAATTCCCGGACTGCCGCCGATGCAGTCGCCGCCGGTGCAGATGTACTGGTAAGCGGCAGCGCGTTTTTTACCTCCCAGGATAAAGCCGGGTTTGTTTCTTCTCTCAAGGGGGAGAAAAGAGTATAA